GTGACGGTCTCGGTGGTGTTCCCGTACCAGGGGTAGCTCACGCCGTCCGAGTCGCTGATGGCCCTCACCAGGCCTTCTCGTAGCTGAGGCAGCTCCCAACTTGACCTGAAAGGAGAGACACACCATCACTGAGTTCCTGGTCACATGTTTGCAGCAGCTGTTCAATTGGGACGTCCTACTGCTGGGATACTCTGTATTTGGACCTTCCAAATGTCTCTCTAGCTTAGTATGGCAGTGTGATTCATagaaggcagagagggagactaGATATGTTTTTTGGGGTAGTCTAACTGTCTGTCATTCATTTAAAGGGTGTGGTGATATTTGAATGACCATAAAAGAAGCCCATCAAAAGACCTGAACCAAAAATAGCTTTATCCTATTGCCTGTGTAGCCAAAGCCTGCAATGCAACAATGTGACAACAAAAACACgatttttaatgactgtttcttttttcatttaaaagtgcATTATCATACACCATTTAAAGTTGGAGCCTATGAACAGTAGGAGTTTCGTTTCTCAggtgataattaaaaaaaaaaaattctgacaTTAAAGAAAATCCATTTCACTAGAAACTGTGGATTCAATGAATCCCTTTTCAATGAATAACAAAAAGTATTATTCTCGTATACCTGAAGTGAGAAAAGctcaggaggaaaaacaaagaagtaaCAAGATCTTTTCAGAAAAGGCTTTAAAAGTGTTACCCAGACACCAGCTGGCAATGAGCAGTAAATGATATAGTGGATTATCATCATCTCTTTGTTGTGCCAAACTGTGTTTCCATGTTCAGTCCTAAACCCCAATCTCTCACCCCTGAAAACCACCCACTCCCTAAACCCAGCAGGATTAAACACCCCCTCACATATGCCATCCagataacgtgtgtgtgtgtgtgtgtgtgtgtgtgtgtgtgtgtgtgtgtgtgtgtgtgtcgtcggGGTGTGGGGGAGGACATGTCTCCGTGGGCACAATGTGCATGTAAGAGCATCAACTGTTGTTTAGCTCCTCTAATAGCAGCCTTTCTATTTGGGTGCCAGAGTCACAGGAACAGAATCTGTCGGTGGGCGTTTTGAATGAAGGAGGCCGGCGGCACAGTTAACCTGCTGGGTGCACAAATGCTCCATCCATGCAAACGCGTtatcacgtacacacacacacacacacacacacacagtgttgcaAGCAAGCCGTATAGGCGCGTGCACTTTATTTCAGGtttctgctaaaaaaaaaaaacgtcacgaGAGGGCGTGTCACGGGGGACACACAGGTGACGGGGACGTGTGGGACTCACATGCCGACGTCTCCGTAGGTGTTGTAGAACTCCATCTGGGTGCACGCCTGGATCCAGCCCACCACCCAAGTCTCGTGGCGAGGCAGAGGGGGCACCACGACCCGCGCCGAGGCTTTGAAATAGGGCGTCTTGTAGCGGAGCACGATGGGCGAGTTCTCCTCGATGACGGTCGGGCAGTGGTCTATGGTGGCGGACAGGTCGCTCACCACGATGTTCTCCCGTTTGAGGCGCGACTTGCTACAGGCGATGCTCTGGATGCAGCCCATGGCGGTGCAGGTGAAGGTGACGGTCAGCAGCAGCCAAGTGAGCCTGCCGGGCCCGGGGAACCGCACCGCTGACTGGGACTCGACCAGTGTCAACACCACGAGGCCGTGCATCAGATGCAACTGTAAGGCAGAGAGGTGGGAGCGGTGCCGCACTGTAGGCCCGCACGGCAATCACAGCGAGGCTCCGGTGGGATCACgcgagggaggagggttggaAGGGCAGCTGGGTCCAGACCGGTACCCAGGTTCgacctcctcccaccccccccccccccccccacactcccctcCTGGACCGGCCCTTTTGGTGTACACGGACACTTCAACCGGCTCCAGGGGGGGGGACGCTCCGTTGCTTATCCCGCGTGCTCTGACCTCACCGGAGGCTCCAAGAGAAACACCCACGCGAGGATGTTAACAACGCGTCACGTGGTTTTTCGACCCAGGTCCGGCCGTGTCCTCTCCCCTCGAGCCGTGCACACCGTGCGTCTCCGTGTGCCCCCTCCTCGAGGGCCCGACCCGCACGCGCGCCTGCTGGAGCCCCTGTCCGTAACCTTTgatcctcttcttccttccccGAGCTGTCATGTCACAACAGGCGTCGGGGGACCGGCGGACACCGGGGCGCCGGCAGAGGGACCCGGTGGTCGGGCGGTGAGGCTcgtctgctgcttctgctgctgcctgtAACCtgagaggcggcggcggcgttacCGTCCGTCATGCCTGTGGACTCGACGGCAGGGAACCCCGGTGCGACGAACGAAACACGCGAGTCCGCGCATCGGTGACGGGGGGATAACGGCTTCTTCTGGCGGAGTCAAGACGACGCGGGCGGCTCGTTCCCGATCGACTGCGGAGGAGAAAACGAGCCACGCAACAAACCCGCCGTCGGCGCGCGTCGTTGATTGACGAAACGGCGACATTGTTACAATAATGTCAGATTAACGGCGTCGGGGCGACCGCGCGGGGCACCGTGTCCGCCGGGCGGCATATTCGCGTGATGGGAGCTGCCCGGCCGAGTGTCGCTGTTCAGCCTGCGTGGTGCTGAAGATGCTGAAAGGACCAATGAGCAGCGGAGGGGGACGGAGGGCGTGGGAGTGTCTGCGCTGTGGTAGCCCGGGGGACCTGGTTCCTTCCATACGGAAaggacgtgtttttttttttttaatgacgtgAACGTATGAAGCAGATGTCAATGGCTGGATCGGCTGAAATTGTGATTGATGGAGGCTGTGAGGTGGAAGGCAACAGGTGTAGTCTCTGCTGCGTCTCATTTGCTGTGTTAATTTGCTCAGAGGTTGTGTTCATCAAACACCACCTCGTGCATTGTTGTAACAAAACGGGCGATTAAATATTCAAAAAAGACACGCTGTTTTTCATTGTGTGGAGAAATATTTGCGTGGTTAGGGTGCAGTCAATCAGAGAGAcctctttcacaataaaactgtCACGGTCTTGCCAAATCAAGCTCAACTAACCCAGTGATTGCATGGGCATGGTATTGTACATGTTCCGAGTGATTAAAGGAGTTACAATTAAGATTGAGAGATgagattttctgtttttcattctaTACACGATCCCTCCCCTTTTCAGGTGAAGACCAATATAAGCACAATACAGCCCATATTTACCCCTAATGATATAAGTTAGGAAAGAATACACAGAATCTACATGTTGATTGACTTTTAATGGCAGTTAATGAACAACAGTTGAACAGTATGAACCTCACATGATTTGCAAATGTGGTATATAATGGTATATTAATGCATGTATTTATCCCATTTCATTCTGATAACACACTCAGATATTGTATTGCAGTTTTTTAAGCAGGATTAACAGAATATAGTTGATTTGTAATTTGTATTGCCTTGATATTGTCTTTTCAGACAATTTGTCAGGTTTTAATAACCTGataaaattaataaaatggAATAACCTCCAAATATAACCTTGATATTTTATGGATGTAATGATAACCAATTATTCTGCACTTTTTGAACTTccaatattttaagaaataaGTCATTACTTTAAACATACAATATATTGTCTGTTATTTGACTTGATGGAAGAAATATACCAACATGTTTTGACACCTAACTTCTCCACGCTTGCAAAAAAAGGAGCTCTATATCTATACACGTATTGCTGTATGGTGTGTATGCGTTTTATTAATACCCTACACTCTTTACCTATTCTCTAACTACTGTTCCTGTAATAATTGACATTATGCTTTGTGTTGCCTTACCGAGGAAGATGTTATTACAAATAAAGAGATAAATCTGACAATGAAAGTATAAATCAAACAAACTGGAACCATGTTCAAattaatataacattttaaaacaagagAGCTTTACTCTTGAAGTTTGTAGCAAAGGAACTGTGTGGTCGTTGgatatcttttattttgaaaaataattagcTACTGTGCGCAGTGCGTCACTTCCGGGTGGCAGGGCAGCGAGGCTGCTGATTCACACAACGAAGAGAAACAACGTCCCGTTTTTATTACCTTTAAACATGTCACTGTGATAAACCGGGGACAATAAGCGACAGCATCTTTTGGCAGGTTACCATGGTGAGTATTTGTAGATGTATACTAATTTTAGGTGTCTGAGAGCTTTGAAACTTAACACTTCCACATGCGCTAAGCTAATCAATGCTAGTATTAACTTGACTAACGTTAATTTACGGAGGCGAAGTTGCAGATTTAGAGACGGTTTGATCTGAAACACGTTTTAACTGGAACTTTATTGGAGTTTCAAGCAGATTATCCCTGCATAAGAAGCCTAATTATATTCCCTCTTTGTAAAGACTAACGTTAATTACAACCAGTCAAATCTACTCTATAACGTTATTCAAAGGTAATTGGTTTACAATACTGTAGCTACAAGGTGAAATGTAGTTTAACTATGGTCGTCATACATGTTTCAGTTagattaaagtaaaaataacagtaaaaataataataataattatagcTTGAATGGATTAATATTCTGTTAATCAGGTGGGACCAGTTCACTGTTTACAAAAAGCAATTAGGCACAATTTCCAGCCTTTGCACTAAAGTCCTAAACATGTCACGTCCCAATACGTTTGAGTCCCAAACAAGTCTCAATGAGCTTTTCTCATAATGCCACTTTAATGAGTAATAATACATGCAATGTAATTGCATACTGTCGGACTAGTTAAAACAAAATGGATTTTGTGAATGATACGCATTTTCATGTCAAAAACCTCAAGGAGACGTGCATTCCTAAGCCGTTTGTGTGgaagtcgtgtgtgtgtgtgtggacccctGTTAATTCCATCTGCATGTTTTGTGTGAACTGCCCTCGTTTCCCCCCCGCAGGTCCCATCGGACTTTAAAGCCCTGATTcagaggttttaccaccttcaGTCTGAGCGGGTGGAGACGTATCAGCTCTTTGAGGAGTAAGTTTGTGCCTAGTATCACCCGGCACACTGTTGACAGGTCTCTGCGTGTGTCTCCCAAGAATCACGGGCCTTGATTTTGGTGCTCATGAACGTACAAAAGCATAAATGGTACCTCTCATTCATCtatgcttgtgttttttttttttatgggtaTCAATTACTGCCTTCCAGAGGACATGAGGCCTACTTGAGGACAGGCCCCCATTATGACTTTGACCACTACAAGGAGCTGGTCCATGAGATAACGCAGGCCTTCTGCGGCATCTCCAAGGAAATGCTGGAGATCAAAGAGAAGCTGCACCACCAGTTCGACAGGCCGGCGCTTTCTGAGCACATTGAGAAGCTGCAGAGCAAAGAGAAGCACAAACTAGAACTGGTATGTgaacactatatatatatatatatatatatatatatatatatatatatgctttttTACAACAATCTCTATTTCAAACAAACTCTTTACCAGCAATGAGGGATTGTGTTTCATCCTtactgatgatgataataaatactacttcttctttttcttctgagaATGTATACACCActttttgttaaatgtgtgGAACAGACCCACTGTTTGAACACAAGGAGGCAGACTTCTTGCACAAAACATTTGATGAGCTCCGTCTTGCTTCAGGCACTGGTTTCACCGCCAGTACGCAGGGATTCTTATTACGTTGGCAGCTCAAGTCTTAAAGTACGTGGAGGAAAAACCGCACGGGTCCTTTTTCAGTGACACTCGTCCCGAGTCTCGGAGGGACAGTTTGAGAGCGCCGTTAAAAAGACGGCGCGCCTCGCCGCTTCCCACACCTCGTACATCTGGCGCTCAGGGGGGGTCGTGTGAAGTTTGATCAACTCGACCGCCTTTCTGCCAGTAAAGACATAAAACCCCTATTACCTCAGAgttcatccctccctcccagccgccccccccccactgatgaATGGCTTGCATAAATCTTATCTGGCGTGCCTTCTCCACAGACCGCCAGGCTGCAGCTGGCCAGGCAGCGGGCCCAGGATCACCCGGAGGACGAGGGCTGTCAAGAACACATTCAGGGGATCAAGCACGAGTAAGAGCGGCTATtaccgtccctccctccctccctccccaccgcTCGCTCACCATCAAAACTGTGGCCAGCGCCCGGaggacttcctgtttcctctgaCGCGGAAACGGACAACTGTCAAAACATACTTGCGAAAGTGTGTAACATAACAACTAATGTGTTTGGTttctcccaccccctcccccccccccaggatcaTCAAGAACAAAGAGGCCCTGAGTGAAGTCTTGCAGGACTTTAAGTACGACTCCGAGgaatttgattgacaggtggctcCCAGGAGGCGGGGAAGACGAATGAGCCCTGCTCTGCTGCAACTTCCATCTTTGACTCCTCAGCTGCACTcatcgatcccccccccccccggctccgcCCCGCTCGCTGCAGCAGTCCTGCTCCACCCAGGGGACATTTCACATTCAGGCCGTGTGTGTCTTTCTATttgtagttgtgtgtttttgttaatgcatacctcagcagaaaaaaaagacatgtaaaTACTCTTGAGGTTCAATAGTTTTCTGGATGAGTtttatttaacacaaaataaatgactttttaatgtTCTGCAGTAAAAGATGATGAACTTAAACAGAAGTACGCAGTTATATAAATGGTTTACTGGGACGTAGGTATAATCTACATTTCAGTGATTGAACAAACACTTGCACCAGTTTTTAATATCTGAATTTAAATATCAAACATTATGATCGCCACTGTTTTTgttgatgacatttttttttcttctcaaagacCTGCCAGGCGTCACCGTTTAAGATGACACATGTGTGTCCGTCactggaaacaaacacaggtgtGTGACCTGGGGAAGCAAACTAAATGCTAAAGAATTACGTTTATTTCTGCTGTTTTATGTTCGAGTTCGAGCGGAGTTGTCTTTgaataatagtttattttattaagaGGCTTAACTCTTGGGCCTTCAATGGATCCCAACCGCAACCAAGTGAAGCGTATATATTGTGGATATTATAGAAGATATTTGCAATCAAAGCCTTTGTGTCAATTGAGCGTAATGACGTGACTAAAAGCTCTTCAGTGATATCTCAAATCAGTACGTTTGATGAAGAAAATCATTTCTAATTGGCGCTCCACTCTGAAGTAATATCTCCAGCAGTAATAGCAGTAGACACAAACTATTGCAAAGGTCAaaccaataataacaatataaacCTCACAGATTGACATGGCCTTGGaaaaaagggttagggttaaaaatacatgaaaagtAGAGTTAGTTTGTTTTGAATATTCGATACTTGCTTGAGTATCACATACCAACACGTATAATTTATGAGTTGCTTATCTTACATAAAACTTAAGTaggaatatgtttttttttcataataaaagtGCAGTTATTGAGGGCTTAGCATTTGTTTGTGCACACAGATCTGTCGGACAGATTCGACCCGTGGAAACGGTAGAAAAAGAAGACTTCACTCCAGTCACCCGCCACTCTTTAAACTGAAGTTGAGGCCGTGAGACGGAACACTGCAGCAGGCCCCCGGGGCCCAGCGGTCTGTCACTGTTTCCTGATGCTGTGCGTGAATTAAACTCCACGGGCGGCGCGCGGGGCGGCGCCGCTACGAATTATCGCCTCGTAGAATCTGAAAAGACACAGAAGCAGATGGTTCGTACTGGGATGATTTAAACGGGGGAAAAGGGCATGTCATTTAACAGTCATCACAGTAATCGCTCCGTCTGGCTGccacttctctctctgcccctttTCTTTTGTACCATCTCTTCGCCCGCTACCTTCCCTTCTCGGTAATCAATGGAAACCCGTCACGTGATCAGAGGCATTGTCctctgtaaagaaaaaaaaaaaaaaaaaaagaagaaagcacgAAACCGCTTGAGCCGTGGGAGGGTTTCCGTGGGTTCAAGGCCGGCGCGGCAGAGGATGTGGCTGAAGACAACTCGCACACAAAAGCACAGCGAAGACGCCGAGGCTCTGCCTGCCATTTGGCCCGAGTTATTTTTGCAAAAGGGGGGTCTATTACGTGCCACGAGGAAACAAAAGGGGGACCCATTGCAGCGGGCCGTTAATTGCATTCACGCGCTCATTATCTCTCTGTTGTGGTCCTCCCCCAAAGGTCAAGTCGGCATTGTTAAACTATGGAAtatgaaaagcaaagaaaacagagGGCATCTGATACTTTCAATGCTCCCACTTCTGCTGGAGTCAAAAGAGCACATTTGACCTGATCACAAAGTGAAATCTGTCCTCTGGGTGATTGTTAAACAggactttatgtgtgtgtgtgtgtgtgtgtgtgtgtgtgtgtgtgtgactgagtgcAGCTCAGCAGAGGTaatgaaaggagagagagagagagggagagggagggattcTGCTTACCTACCTGGTTGCGCGTTCTGTGCGATTTCTGCAGCCACACCCTCCACTGATCGTACAGTTTGATCGACATGCCGCTGCAGCCCGACGCGTGCTTGCGGACCCAGCCGAAGAACTGCTTGAGTTCCCGTCGCAGGGTGGAGTTCTGCCCGCCGGGCTTAGGGTCGCAGGAGCCGCTCTGCAGCCGCTCTGccggggcgggggcgggggggggggcagcatcaaGGTTACAGTTAGGACACGGGTGTGTGGATTATGCGCCAGCTGCTCAATGTGTCGGCATGAATGACACCTACGTGGTTCTTCCTCTCTGGCCCTTGTCACTCAAAATAGTATTCTGGAGTTGCAAGTAATGATCATTTTCTCTTTTGATCAATCTGTTATTTCAAGTGTGCTTTAACTGTTGGAGGTGAACCTGGTGAACACTGTTTACAGGATGGGTTGCGACGAATTTCTGCAGACCcattcatgtcccccccccccccccccccgcagcaggaTAAACCGCGATTTGCTAGACCCAAATATGGTTGATGACCCCCTGGTCTCCGTGCCGGCCTCGGGGGCCGTGGACCAGCGCAGGGAGGTCGGAGGATTAATGTCGGCTGATTTCACAAAGCGAGATGTGAGCAGTTAAACAGAACTGTGCGACGCCTTAAACCGCACGACCTTCCCTGGGGAGGAAAGGCTCCTGCTGGACGTCGTCGGCCTGCTTACAGTCGATTCCTTTTTTCGGCCAACGATCCGATAACGACTTCCTCCCTTTTGGGAGTAAATGCCGCATGAACTGTGTAA
This is a stretch of genomic DNA from Pungitius pungitius chromosome 7, fPunPun2.1, whole genome shotgun sequence. It encodes these proteins:
- the rex1bd gene encoding required for excision 1-B domain-containing protein — translated: MVPSDFKALIQRFYHLQSERVETYQLFEEGHEAYLRTGPHYDFDHYKELVHEITQAFCGISKEMLEIKEKLHHQFDRPALSEHIEKLQSKEKHKLELTARLQLARQRAQDHPEDEGCQEHIQGIKHEIIKNKEALSEVLQDFKYDSEEFD
- the fam78bb gene encoding protein FAM78B; amino-acid sequence: MHGLVVLTLVESQSAVRFPGPGRLTWLLLTVTFTCTAMGCIQSIACSKSRLKRENIVVSDLSATIDHCPTVIEENSPIVLRYKTPYFKASARVVVPPLPRHETWVVGWIQACTQMEFYNTYGDVGMSSWELPQLREGLVRAISDSDGVSYPWYGNTTETVTIVGPTSKPSRFVVSMNDNFYPSVTWAVPVSESNTPLLTNIKRDQSFTTWLVALNTTSREKILLHTIKWRMRVDVAVDPSLPLGSRARLVGRVHQDQPRVLSRMEPIPPNAMGRPNANDAQVLMWRPRRGPPLVVIPSK